The following are encoded in a window of Ranitomeya variabilis isolate aRanVar5 chromosome 8, aRanVar5.hap1, whole genome shotgun sequence genomic DNA:
- the PDE4B gene encoding 3',5'-cyclic-AMP phosphodiesterase 4B isoform X4 — protein MRSELFAFKSGDDSKMPEANYLLSVSWGYIKFKRMLNRELTHLSEMSRSGNQVSEYISSTFLDKQNDVEIPSPTQKDREKTQKDREKKKRHQLMTQISGVKKLMHSSSLNNTSMSRFGVKTEHEDLLSKELEDLNKWGLNIFKVAGYSCSRPLTCIMYAIFQERDLLKTFKIPTDTLITYTMTLEDHYHSDVAYHNSLHAADVTQSTHVLLSTPALDAVFTDLEILAAIFAAAIHDVDHPGVSNQFLINTNSELALMYNDESVLENHHLAVGFKLLQEEHCDIFQNLSKKQRQSLRKMVIDMVLATDMSKHMSLLADLKTMVETKKVTSSGVLLLDNYTDRIQVLRNMVHCADLSNPTKSLELYRQWTDRIMEEFFQQGDKERERGMEISPMCDKHTASVEKSQVGFIDYIVHPLWETWGDLVQPDAQDILDTLEDNRNWYQSMIPQSPSPLLDEQDKDCPGVSEKFHFELTLEEEDSEGHDKEGDCISYYSSTKTLHIVDPGIDSPEGDTEILTDDTSPLDT, from the exons ATGAGATCTGAATTATTTGCTTTTAAATCTGGAGACGATTCCAAAATGCCTGAAGCAAATTACTTGCTATCTGTGTCTTGGGGCTACATCAAG TTCAAAAGGATGTTGAATCGGGAGCTCACCCATCTCTCCGAAATGAGCCGTTCAGGGAACCAGGTGTCTGAGTATATCTCCAGCACATTCCTGG ACAAACAAAATGACGTGGAGATTCCATCCCCGAcacagaaagacagagagaaaacacagaaagacagagagaaaaagaAGCGGCACCAGCTGATGACACAAATCAGTGGTGTGAAGAAGTTAATGCACAGCTCAAGCCTGAACAACACAAGCATGTCCAGATTTGGTGTCAAGACGGAGCATGAAGATTTGCTGTCTAAG GAATTGGAAGACCTCAATAAATGGGGACTAAACATTTTCAAGGTGGCAGGGTATTCCTGCAGTCGACCCCTGACCTGCATCATGTACGCTATATTCCAG GAGAGGGATCTTCTGAAGACCTTTAAGATACCGACTGATACGCTGATCACCTACACGATGACATTGGAAGATCACTATCACTCAGATGTCGCCTATCACAACAGCCTTCATGCAGCTGATGTTACACAATCCACCCATGTGCTGCTCTCTACTCCTGCTCTAGAT GCCGTCTTTACCGACTTGGAAATTCTTGCCGCAATATTTGCAGCTGCAATTCATGATGTAGACCACCCTGGAGTCTCCAATCAATTCCTTATCAATACaa ATTCTGAACTTGCACTGATGTACAACGACGAGTCTGTATTAGAGAATCACCATCTGGCAGTTGGCTTTAAACTCTTACAGGAAGAACATTGTGACATCTTTCAGAATCTTTCCAAGAAGCAGAGGCAGTCCCTCAGGAAAATGGTGATAGACATG GTGCTTGCAACAGATATGTCCAAGCATATGAGCCTTCTAGCTGACCTGAAGACAATGGTGGAAACCAAGAAAGTGACCAGCTCCGGCGTTCTCCTCCTTGATAACTACACTGATCGCATACAG GTTCTCAGGAATATGGTGCATTGTGCTGATCTAAGTAATCCCACCAAATCTCTGGAATTGTACCGACAATGGACAGACAGGATAATGGAGGAGTTTTTCCAGCAAGGTGACAAAGAAAGAGAGCGAGGAATGGAGATCAGCCCCATGTGTGACAAACACACAGCTTCTGTGGAGAAATCACAG GTTGGGTTTATTGACTACATTGTTCATCCATTGTGGGAAACGTGGGGAGATTTGGTGCAGCCAGATGCTCAGGATATTTTGGATACATTGGAGGACAATAGAAACTGGTACCAAAGCATGATACCTCAAAGTCCTTCTCCTCTTTTGGACGAGCAGGATAAGGACTGCCCTGGTGTGTCTGAAAAGTTCCATTTTGAGCTTACCCTCGAGGAAGAAGATTCAGAAGGTCACGATAAAGAGGGGGACTGTATTAGCTATTACAGCAGCACCAAGACACTCCATATTGTTGATCCGGGAATTGACTCTCCAGAGGGCGACACGGAAATACTGACAGACGATACATCACCTCTGGATACATAG